The Candidatus Aminicenantes bacterium genome has a window encoding:
- a CDS encoding RNA polymerase sigma factor: protein MDIAETLLRCRNGDQEAWNMLINAYFKAVYNIALNFFADRDIAADVTQDIFLKMYNNLEKFKEEKNFTAWLFTISRNYCIDYWRKNKKYLLNSQELDEKVSLPSPTPEDNVVRESEIRELRKKITQLEPELRVMLILRDIQDLSYREIAGKFSIPEGTVKSRINRARLKLAQSYVRGEA, encoded by the coding sequence ATGGATATAGCAGAAACCTTATTGAGGTGCAGAAATGGTGATCAGGAGGCCTGGAATATGTTGATCAATGCCTATTTCAAGGCGGTTTACAATATCGCCCTCAATTTTTTTGCCGACCGTGACATCGCCGCCGATGTCACCCAGGATATTTTTTTGAAAATGTACAACAACCTGGAAAAATTCAAGGAGGAAAAGAATTTTACCGCCTGGCTTTTCACCATCTCGCGCAACTATTGCATCGATTACTGGCGGAAAAACAAAAAATACCTCTTGAACAGCCAGGAATTGGACGAAAAAGTCAGCCTGCCTAGCCCGACCCCGGAAGATAACGTGGTCAGGGAATCGGAAATCAGGGAATTGAGAAAAAAAATAACCCAACTGGAGCCCGAATTGAGGGTCATGCTGATTCTGCGCGACATACAGGATCTATCCTACCGGGAAATCGCCGGAAAATTTTCCATTCCCGAAGGCACCGTAAAATCCCGTATCAACCGGGCCAGACTGAAGCTGGCCCAGTCTTATGTCCGGGGGGAAGCATGA
- a CDS encoding zf-HC2 domain-containing protein, whose protein sequence is MMYKCKEIESLLSAYLENELPAEVTVDITQHLAACSHCLELKEKVEELILSLSDLQEEVPFFLKNRLFNIPEISEKKKLAKTIFFPKWLAAAAGTIILFLNLSYFTNIFPPLNRTMHTVVGSIETFVVQTGGWFEQIKESKNLLLFTFFNKKSSESKAEKLNAGFNVNKEMSKGGNNG, encoded by the coding sequence ATGATGTACAAATGCAAAGAAATCGAATCCCTGCTCTCCGCCTACCTGGAGAATGAATTGCCGGCGGAGGTGACGGTGGATATCACCCAACACCTGGCCGCCTGCTCCCATTGCCTTGAGTTGAAGGAAAAAGTGGAAGAACTGATATTATCGTTGTCCGATCTGCAGGAGGAAGTTCCGTTCTTTCTCAAGAACCGGCTTTTCAACATCCCTGAAATTTCCGAAAAAAAGAAGCTCGCCAAGACCATTTTCTTCCCCAAATGGCTGGCCGCCGCGGCCGGCACGATCATCCTGTTCCTGAACCTGTCCTATTTCACCAATATTTTCCCGCCGCTCAACCGCACCATGCACACGGTGGTCGGCTCCATCGAAACCTTCGTGGTTCAGACCGGAGGCTGGTTCGAACAGATCAAGGAATCCAAGAATCTGCTGCTGTTCACCTTTTTCAACAAGAAAAGCAGCGAAAGCAAGGCTGAAAAATTGAACGCGGGCTTCAATGTAAATAAAGAAATGAGCAAAGGAGGAAACAATGGCTAA
- a CDS encoding DUF5668 domain-containing protein, whose amino-acid sequence MANNEEANKVQKEKNPSLAAFLAIFPGMGAIYNGNIIKGITYMVIFAVLIVLTDNANDPDAIVFGLMIAGFFIFQVLDSYNEAGRINKNVLAEESPASQKEDLSLFASITVLVIGIIFQLVEFDVLTYRQVTRLWPLVLIIFGIKIVYNYFKKEESKNGKS is encoded by the coding sequence ATGGCTAACAATGAAGAAGCGAACAAGGTCCAGAAGGAGAAGAATCCGTCCTTAGCTGCTTTTCTGGCGATATTCCCCGGCATGGGAGCCATTTACAATGGCAACATCATCAAGGGCATCACCTACATGGTGATTTTTGCCGTGTTGATCGTTTTGACGGACAACGCCAATGACCCGGATGCGATTGTGTTTGGCCTGATGATCGCCGGTTTTTTCATTTTCCAGGTCCTGGACAGCTACAATGAAGCCGGCCGGATCAATAAAAATGTCCTGGCTGAAGAAAGTCCCGCCAGCCAGAAAGAAGACTTGTCCCTGTTTGCGTCCATCACCGTGCTGGTGATCGGGATTATTTTCCAGCTGGTCGAATTCGACGTGCTTACCTACCGCCAGGTTACGCGCCTGTGGCCGCTGGTGCTGATCATCTTTGGCATTAAGATCGTTTACAATTACTTTAAAAAAGAGGAGAGCAAAAATGGCAAAAGCTAA
- a CDS encoding DUF5668 domain-containing protein, with product MAKAKKESLFWGFIILLLGVLFLLKNYGLEINVWHLIGKYWPLILIYIGLKNIYFYAKKNQ from the coding sequence ATGGCAAAAGCTAAAAAAGAGTCGCTTTTCTGGGGATTCATCATCCTGCTGCTGGGGGTGCTGTTTCTGTTGAAAAACTACGGCCTTGAAATCAACGTCTGGCACCTGATCGGGAAATACTGGCCGTTGATCCTGATTTATATCGGCTTGAAAAATATTTACTTTTACGCAAAAAAGAATCAATGA
- a CDS encoding DUF4097 family beta strand repeat-containing protein, whose translation MKKREIVIVVLLIVFGVVYNVVEKGRIRFAGDFSRYFDPMRLVSDRYSEFPQNEKIFPAPGKITIANPAGEITIDKSLDNQVHLFSFFRVYFQDKEDTFSKKIVQHARVLTQVENNELTVSADCRPEFPFNRLRVRLQLLVPAGVVLALDNREGIVSIRHCGKDIFLRQENGNVVLEDIPSAVKLELTHGNLHAKNIAGNVAIATRQSEIFLEDAAAVRLQARHADCELKKIAGPVWIEHAYGRITLDGAGQAEVYGRHSQIAARNIRNGLKLSNAFDGILLENIHGDVSVSGRSSKIEMRQVIAKNMVIENSFADTVIEGYSGETLNALIKNGNFALSSSTIAERLNVESSYARIDLLPGAWADPAFNLKTSHGRIYNQSSFSMELFQEKDESFANRSGQKPEVVINNVYGDIYLK comes from the coding sequence ATGAAAAAAAGAGAAATTGTCATCGTGGTTTTGCTGATCGTTTTCGGGGTTGTCTACAACGTCGTTGAGAAGGGCAGGATCAGGTTCGCTGGTGATTTTTCCAGGTACTTCGACCCGATGCGCCTGGTCAGCGACCGCTATAGCGAGTTTCCCCAAAACGAGAAGATATTCCCGGCGCCGGGCAAAATTACGATTGCCAATCCGGCCGGAGAAATCACCATTGACAAATCGCTCGACAACCAGGTCCATCTTTTTTCCTTTTTCAGGGTTTATTTCCAGGACAAGGAGGATACGTTTTCCAAAAAAATCGTGCAACATGCCCGGGTGCTTACCCAGGTCGAAAACAATGAGTTGACTGTTTCCGCCGATTGCCGGCCCGAATTTCCCTTCAACCGGCTGAGAGTCCGCCTGCAACTCCTGGTTCCCGCCGGTGTCGTGTTGGCTCTCGACAACCGCGAGGGGATCGTCTCCATCCGCCACTGCGGCAAGGACATTTTCCTGCGCCAGGAAAACGGCAATGTGGTTCTGGAAGACATCCCGTCCGCGGTCAAGCTGGAGCTCACCCATGGCAATCTGCATGCGAAAAACATCGCGGGGAATGTCGCCATTGCCACGCGGCAAAGCGAGATTTTTTTGGAAGACGCGGCGGCCGTGCGCCTGCAGGCAAGGCATGCCGACTGCGAGCTGAAAAAAATAGCAGGTCCGGTGTGGATCGAACACGCCTACGGGCGCATCACCTTGGATGGCGCCGGGCAAGCGGAAGTCTACGGACGGCACAGCCAAATAGCGGCGCGGAACATCCGCAATGGCCTCAAACTCAGCAATGCCTTCGATGGCATCCTCCTCGAAAACATCCATGGCGATGTCAGCGTGTCGGGCCGATCGAGCAAAATCGAGATGCGCCAGGTCATCGCCAAAAACATGGTGATCGAAAATTCTTTTGCCGATACCGTCATTGAGGGTTATTCGGGAGAAACCCTGAATGCGCTGATCAAGAACGGAAATTTTGCGCTGAGCTCCAGCACGATCGCCGAGCGCTTGAATGTCGAATCGAGTTATGCCCGGATCGATCTGCTCCCGGGAGCGTGGGCGGATCCGGCTTTCAACCTGAAGACGTCCCACGGCCGGATATACAACCAGTCCTCCTTCAGCATGGAACTTTTCCAGGAAAAGGACGAAAGTTTCGCCAATCGCAGCGGCCAGAAGCCCGAAGTGGTCATCAACAATGTTTATGGTGATATTTACTTGAAATGA
- a CDS encoding CDP-alcohol phosphatidyltransferase family protein: MKKTVTLPNILSLLRIFMVPLIILLMININDQVFPYLLVIYVFAVFLDFLDGFIARNFSQESDLGKIIDPLADKFLIFSVLLTLTIKFDFPLWLAALIVLRDILILWASFLLFKGKKIVKPSLLIGKFTFGLLSLLIFVYIVDLHEKIDLLLLKRTLIVLSFAFLLWSWFEYFLVYLREKNEQKKLDFGG, from the coding sequence ATGAAAAAAACGGTCACGCTGCCCAATATATTGAGCTTACTGCGGATTTTCATGGTCCCGCTGATCATCCTGCTGATGATCAACATCAATGACCAAGTCTTTCCATATCTACTTGTGATCTACGTCTTCGCCGTGTTCTTGGATTTTTTGGACGGATTCATCGCCCGCAACTTTTCCCAGGAAAGTGATTTGGGCAAAATCATTGATCCGCTGGCCGATAAATTTCTGATTTTTTCGGTCCTGCTCACTCTGACCATCAAGTTCGATTTCCCGCTGTGGCTGGCGGCATTGATCGTCCTGCGCGACATCCTGATCCTCTGGGCCAGCTTTTTGCTTTTTAAAGGCAAAAAAATCGTCAAACCGTCCTTGCTGATCGGCAAGTTTACTTTCGGGTTGCTGAGCCTGCTGATATTTGTTTACATCGTCGACCTTCATGAAAAAATAGACTTGCTTCTGCTCAAGCGGACATTGATTGTCCTGAGCTTCGCATTTTTGCTGTGGTCCTGGTTTGAATATTTTCTGGTTTACCTCCGAGAGAAAAATGAGCAAAAAAAACTTGATTTTGGTGGTTGA
- a CDS encoding response regulator, with translation MSKKNLILVVDDEPEIRLLLKEFLESHNYEVWLAEDGQKAIELAEKLTPDLVITDLLLPKEHGIDVLHQIKDRFFIPVIAISGIYKKGEIMEDVEDIFLDGFYQKPLDLEDLLKGIRAVLYE, from the coding sequence ATGAGCAAAAAAAACTTGATTTTGGTGGTTGATGACGAGCCTGAAATCCGTTTGCTGCTGAAGGAATTTCTCGAAAGCCATAATTACGAGGTTTGGTTGGCCGAAGACGGGCAGAAAGCCATTGAATTGGCCGAAAAGCTGACTCCCGACCTGGTGATCACCGACTTGCTGCTGCCCAAGGAGCATGGCATTGACGTACTGCATCAGATCAAGGACCGCTTTTTCATACCGGTCATTGCCATTTCCGGGATCTACAAAAAAGGTGAAATCATGGAAGACGTCGAGGACATTTTCCTGGATGGTTTTTATCAAAAACCGCTGGACCTCGAAGATCTGCTCAAGGGCATTCGGGCCGTTCTGTATGAATGA
- a CDS encoding TIGR01212 family radical SAM protein (This family includes YhcC from E. coli K-12, an uncharacterized radical SAM protein.), with protein MNEPYHSFNGFLQKKFPGQKIVKIPIAAGFSCPNRDGSLSWAGCTFCDPLASGPLHAAGMSIEQQVEGYMASHPGKKYIAYFQAHSNTYGPVSELRSKFETVFKYPDIVGLFIGTRPDAIAEPAFRLLAELNRRLYLTVELGLQSVHAQSLLLLNRNHTYAQFLEGYRKLQALKIDTVVHLIIGIPGETRAHMRATIAEMNRLKPAGIKFHLLHVLRGTALHRLYLEKPFPLLSRDDYAERIAYLLEYLDPDIVVHRLTAEREKEIFVAPDWALNKQAVLAAIRSRLHQTGAFQGRRYVPSPKPSSFAGASQPLTKK; from the coding sequence ATGAATGAGCCGTACCATTCGTTCAATGGATTTTTGCAGAAAAAATTTCCCGGGCAAAAAATAGTCAAAATACCGATCGCGGCAGGCTTTTCCTGTCCCAACCGCGACGGTTCGCTTTCGTGGGCGGGGTGCACGTTTTGCGATCCGTTGGCCTCGGGCCCGCTTCATGCCGCCGGGATGTCCATTGAGCAGCAGGTCGAAGGGTACATGGCCAGCCATCCGGGCAAGAAGTACATCGCCTATTTTCAGGCGCACAGCAATACTTATGGACCTGTTTCGGAATTGCGCTCCAAGTTCGAAACGGTTTTCAAGTACCCGGACATCGTCGGGCTGTTCATCGGCACCCGCCCCGACGCGATTGCCGAGCCGGCCTTCCGGCTCTTGGCGGAACTGAATCGCCGTCTGTACCTGACCGTCGAGCTCGGCTTGCAGTCGGTCCACGCCCAAAGCCTGCTGCTTTTGAATAGAAACCATACCTATGCGCAATTCCTCGAAGGCTACCGGAAGTTGCAGGCCCTGAAAATCGACACGGTCGTTCACCTGATCATCGGCATCCCCGGTGAAACCCGCGCCCATATGCGGGCGACCATTGCCGAGATGAACCGTTTGAAGCCCGCCGGGATAAAGTTTCACCTGCTGCATGTTTTGCGGGGCACGGCGTTGCATCGCCTTTACCTGGAAAAACCATTCCCGCTGCTCAGCCGCGACGACTATGCCGAGCGGATCGCTTACTTGCTTGAATACCTCGACCCCGACATCGTGGTTCACCGGCTTACGGCGGAAAGGGAAAAAGAGATATTTGTCGCGCCGGATTGGGCGCTGAACAAACAGGCCGTTCTCGCTGCCATCCGCTCGCGCTTGCACCAGACCGGAGCGTTTCAGGGCCGCCGTTATGTTCCTTCCCCGAAGCCTTCCTCTTTCGCCGGCGCTTCCCAGCCGTTGACAAAAAAATGA
- a CDS encoding DnaJ domain-containing protein, which yields MGKRIIESPVPFVLRKIFIEKSSGELNLKGDSFEKTLYFNEGNLCFARTNVLHERLGEILFKIGKINQTQFWDIHKLLSGQKDKIGTLMVRNNFISQKDLHFALIYQIRVIALSTFSLTGGEWEFSPLRPDLPEDSIFKIELPVIFFEGVQRFKSLPLFKNNFVNHSLQPKPLANEIREFFNSAEIDFYQELQRHAPGRAAEIAAQMGVAEETLWQKLMLFFLLNTLEFTQATVDKDTSENMEELTTLYEKLRAKEMDYYELFNLKNTATFNEIKDAYYQHANKFHPDRFGDARDPELREKANFVFAHINKAFEVLNHEEKRREYDMKGYKEIQSMDKGSENLGEKANLFYRKAKTLYSQKRFWEAASIMEEAVRNDPGKASYFLLLGVSQSNIPTMRRVAEKNLQKVVEMEPWNAEPLAALGLLFLAEKMDKRAENFFRRTLAIDPDHEVALSKIAEMTTGGKKQSMFSAFKKKK from the coding sequence ATGGGAAAACGAATCATTGAATCTCCAGTGCCGTTTGTTTTAAGAAAAATATTCATCGAGAAGAGCAGCGGCGAACTGAATTTGAAAGGGGATAGTTTTGAAAAAACCTTGTATTTCAACGAAGGCAATCTCTGTTTTGCCAGGACCAACGTCCTGCATGAGCGTCTGGGCGAAATCCTTTTTAAGATCGGGAAGATAAATCAGACCCAGTTCTGGGACATCCATAAACTGCTTTCGGGCCAGAAGGATAAGATCGGCACCCTGATGGTCAGGAACAATTTCATCAGTCAAAAAGACCTCCATTTCGCCCTGATCTATCAAATCAGGGTAATCGCCCTATCCACGTTTTCTTTGACCGGCGGCGAATGGGAGTTCTCGCCGCTGCGTCCCGACCTTCCGGAAGATTCCATTTTCAAGATCGAATTGCCGGTGATTTTTTTCGAGGGCGTCCAGAGGTTCAAAAGCCTGCCCTTGTTTAAAAACAATTTTGTCAATCATTCCCTGCAGCCCAAACCCCTCGCGAATGAAATAAGGGAGTTTTTCAATTCCGCCGAAATTGATTTTTACCAGGAATTGCAGCGCCACGCTCCCGGCCGGGCCGCGGAAATCGCCGCCCAGATGGGCGTAGCCGAGGAAACCTTGTGGCAGAAACTCATGCTCTTTTTTTTGCTGAATACCCTTGAATTCACCCAAGCGACTGTTGACAAGGATACCAGCGAGAATATGGAAGAGTTGACCACCCTGTATGAGAAGCTGAGAGCCAAGGAAATGGATTATTATGAACTGTTCAATTTGAAAAACACGGCGACGTTCAATGAAATCAAGGACGCCTATTACCAGCATGCGAATAAATTTCACCCCGATCGCTTCGGCGACGCCCGCGATCCCGAGTTAAGGGAAAAGGCCAATTTTGTCTTTGCGCACATCAACAAAGCTTTTGAAGTTCTCAACCATGAGGAAAAACGGCGCGAATATGACATGAAGGGTTACAAAGAGATCCAAAGCATGGATAAAGGCAGCGAGAACTTGGGTGAAAAGGCGAACCTGTTCTATCGCAAAGCCAAAACCCTCTATTCACAAAAAAGATTTTGGGAAGCGGCCAGTATCATGGAAGAAGCGGTGCGAAATGATCCCGGCAAGGCCTCCTATTTTTTGCTGCTGGGCGTGAGCCAATCCAACATCCCGACCATGCGCCGGGTTGCCGAAAAGAATTTGCAAAAAGTCGTCGAGATGGAACCATGGAATGCGGAACCGTTGGCGGCGCTGGGATTGTTGTTTTTAGCGGAAAAAATGGACAAGCGGGCGGAAAACTTTTTTAGAAGAACATTAGCGATTGATCCAGACCATGAAGTGGCGCTGAGTAAAATAGCCGAAATGACGACGGGCGGCAAGAAACAGTCGATGTTCTCTGCTTTTAAAAAAAAGAAATAA
- a CDS encoding glycogen/starch synthase → MNILFVASEAVPFAKTGGLADVVGILPRVMAAKQTVSLIIPEYSTEGIRGLELRTIDSFTLAIGSRLFQATIKKADMAPRFTVYFVAQEAFFAREFLYGDSGGDYPDNFLRFFFFQKAVVEFVQRRKLFFDVIHSHDWQAALIPLLVKLPSAPPFLQKSKTIFSIHNLGYQGIFDGNLFEETGLPEHFFSPEYLEFYGKLNFMKAGIIFSDWLLTVSPTYAGEILRSENGFGLDGLLNKFSFKLSGILNGADYGQWNPEIDPFIDHPYSCRNPEIKSLNKQALYRELGIGKNPRAPLLIMIARISEQKGMRLLVELLPVLLKENLHFVFLGCGDGFWTEKLQETAARFPENFTFLNRFDERMAHRLEAAADLFFMPSLYEPCGLNQLYSLKYGTVPVVRATGGLEDSVTEFDAAGGGSGFKFSSNQAADVAPVIRKAIRLYQDADAWRRLQQNGMLLDFSWEKVVREYIKLYNKILGEDGNHG, encoded by the coding sequence GTGAACATTCTTTTTGTAGCCAGTGAGGCCGTGCCGTTCGCAAAAACCGGCGGACTCGCCGATGTGGTCGGCATCCTGCCGCGAGTCATGGCCGCCAAGCAAACGGTCTCTTTGATCATTCCCGAATACAGTACCGAAGGCATTCGCGGCCTAGAACTGAGAACAATCGATTCCTTCACCCTGGCAATCGGTTCGCGCTTGTTCCAGGCCACCATAAAAAAGGCGGATATGGCTCCCCGTTTTACTGTCTATTTCGTCGCCCAGGAAGCATTTTTTGCCCGCGAATTTCTTTACGGGGATTCCGGCGGCGATTATCCCGACAACTTTCTCCGTTTCTTTTTCTTCCAGAAAGCAGTCGTCGAATTCGTGCAGCGGCGGAAACTGTTTTTTGATGTCATTCACAGTCATGATTGGCAAGCCGCGCTGATACCGCTGTTGGTCAAGCTCCCGAGCGCGCCGCCATTTTTGCAAAAGAGCAAAACAATTTTTTCCATTCACAACCTTGGCTATCAGGGAATTTTTGACGGGAATCTGTTCGAGGAGACCGGGCTTCCTGAGCACTTTTTTTCGCCGGAATACCTTGAGTTCTACGGCAAACTGAACTTCATGAAAGCGGGGATCATCTTTTCCGATTGGCTGCTCACCGTCAGTCCCACCTATGCCGGGGAAATTCTTCGATCCGAAAACGGATTCGGGCTGGATGGGCTGCTCAACAAATTTTCATTCAAGCTGAGCGGAATCCTGAATGGCGCCGATTACGGCCAGTGGAATCCCGAGATCGATCCTTTCATCGACCATCCCTATTCGTGTCGGAACCCGGAAATCAAAAGCTTGAATAAACAAGCCCTGTACCGCGAGCTCGGCATCGGCAAAAATCCCCGGGCGCCGTTGCTGATCATGATTGCCAGGATCAGCGAGCAGAAAGGGATGCGGCTGCTGGTGGAGCTGCTGCCGGTTCTGCTCAAGGAAAATTTGCATTTTGTCTTCTTGGGGTGCGGCGACGGTTTTTGGACCGAAAAGTTGCAGGAAACGGCCGCTCGTTTCCCGGAGAATTTCACTTTTCTGAATCGTTTCGATGAACGGATGGCCCATCGGCTGGAAGCGGCCGCCGACCTGTTTTTCATGCCCTCGCTGTATGAGCCTTGCGGCCTGAATCAGCTGTACAGCTTGAAATACGGCACGGTTCCCGTGGTTCGCGCCACCGGTGGATTGGAAGACTCGGTGACGGAATTCGACGCCGCCGGTGGCGGGAGCGGTTTTAAATTTTCGAGCAACCAGGCCGCTGACGTTGCGCCGGTCATCCGCAAGGCAATCCGCTTGTACCAGGACGCGGACGCCTGGCGGCGTCTTCAGCAAAACGGCATGCTGCTCGATTTTTCCTGGGAAAAGGTGGTTCGGGAATATATAAAATTGTATAATAAAATTTTAGGGGAGGACGGTAACCATGGCTGA
- a CDS encoding thioredoxin domain-containing protein: MAEILSANDGNFDSFMNGAKMLIVDFWAPTCAPCKLMDPGLEKIAASYPEKVRVVKVNVNENPLTSSRFFVRSLPTLLFIKNGLVKTQLVGAVNPSQIEKTLIEVQ; encoded by the coding sequence ATGGCTGAGATTCTTTCTGCCAATGACGGAAATTTTGACAGTTTCATGAATGGCGCCAAGATGCTGATTGTCGATTTCTGGGCTCCCACCTGCGCCCCGTGCAAGCTCATGGATCCGGGACTGGAAAAGATCGCCGCCAGCTATCCGGAGAAGGTCCGTGTGGTCAAAGTCAATGTGAATGAAAATCCCCTGACTTCCTCCCGCTTTTTCGTGCGCTCGCTGCCGACCCTTTTGTTCATCAAAAACGGATTGGTCAAAACGCAGCTTGTCGGTGCCGTCAACCCGAGCCAGATTGAGAAAACCCTGATCGAAGTTCAATAA
- a CDS encoding FAD-dependent oxidoreductase, giving the protein MESHWDIIIVGGGPAGLAAAIYCGRALRKTLVLEKQVFGGQIIKADIIENYPGFAEPVVPADLMEQMVKQAQRYGVVLENDEVTAIRPEGQSWRLDVYNGFFTAKAVVFAAGSVHRFFNVKGEKELLGRGVSVCATCDAPFFKDRKVAVLGGGDTAIAEALHLAKFASEVWVIHRRDELRAEKILQERVFKNPKIKMLWDREVLAFRGEQKLEAVELRNKKTAAVESIPFAGAFLAIGTIPNTVLIKDYVDLDGNGYVVTDISLSTKAKGLYVAGEVIKGNRRQVSISVGMGVQAALNCEEYLVSLE; this is encoded by the coding sequence ATGGAAAGCCATTGGGATATCATCATTGTCGGCGGCGGGCCGGCCGGCCTGGCGGCGGCGATTTATTGCGGCCGGGCCCTGCGCAAAACCCTGGTCCTGGAAAAACAGGTGTTTGGCGGGCAGATCATCAAGGCGGATATCATCGAAAACTATCCCGGTTTCGCCGAGCCCGTCGTCCCGGCCGATTTGATGGAGCAGATGGTTAAGCAGGCCCAGCGTTACGGGGTGGTACTGGAAAATGATGAGGTCACCGCCATCCGCCCCGAAGGCCAATCGTGGCGGCTTGACGTCTACAATGGTTTTTTTACGGCCAAGGCGGTCGTTTTCGCCGCCGGTTCCGTGCACCGCTTTTTCAACGTGAAGGGAGAAAAAGAACTGCTCGGGCGCGGGGTTTCGGTCTGCGCGACCTGCGACGCGCCCTTCTTCAAGGATCGCAAGGTGGCCGTCCTCGGCGGCGGCGACACGGCCATTGCCGAGGCCCTGCACCTGGCGAAATTCGCTTCCGAGGTCTGGGTGATTCATCGCCGCGACGAACTGCGGGCGGAAAAAATACTTCAGGAGCGGGTTTTCAAAAATCCGAAAATCAAAATGCTTTGGGACAGGGAGGTTCTCGCTTTCCGGGGTGAACAGAAACTGGAAGCCGTTGAGCTGAGAAACAAAAAAACCGCCGCGGTCGAGAGCATCCCGTTTGCCGGGGCTTTTTTGGCCATCGGCACCATCCCCAACACCGTATTGATCAAGGATTACGTCGATCTGGACGGCAACGGCTATGTCGTCACCGACATTTCCCTGTCCACCAAGGCCAAGGGATTGTACGTGGCCGGAGAGGTCATCAAGGGCAACCGGCGGCAAGTGTCGATATCGGTGGGCATGGGCGTTCAAGCCGCCCTCAATTGTGAAGAGTACCTTGTCTCGCTGGAGTGA
- the amrS gene encoding AmmeMemoRadiSam system radical SAM enzyme, producing the protein MIKAELFEKGSQNQVTCRLCAHQCRLPEGGSGICRVRKNIAGTLYSLNSDRVIAMHMDPIEKKPLYHFLPGSSSFSIAAMGCNFSCRFCQNHSISMVQDEPGISGENVSPEELVQNALDNRARSISYTYTEPTVFFELMLQTARLAHQAGLKNVMVSNGYLSGQALAMLVPYLDAANIDLKAFNDDFYKHYCSARLKPVMETIAALKASGVWLEITTLLIPGLNDDREEIKRLILFLLGIDDRMPWHVSRFFPQYRLRNIPPTAEDSIYGFLRLGAEMGLKYLYGGNLSADSWNDTVCPQCRTKLIRRLGYQTSVLALQAGRCRTCGSAIPGIWEN; encoded by the coding sequence GTGATCAAGGCCGAACTTTTTGAGAAAGGAAGTCAGAACCAGGTCACCTGCCGGCTGTGCGCCCATCAATGCCGTTTGCCCGAAGGGGGGTCCGGTATCTGCCGGGTCAGAAAAAACATTGCCGGCACACTTTATTCGCTGAATTCCGACCGAGTGATCGCCATGCATATGGACCCGATTGAAAAAAAGCCCCTGTATCATTTTCTGCCCGGCTCAAGCTCTTTCTCCATCGCCGCCATGGGCTGCAATTTTTCCTGCCGCTTCTGCCAGAATCATTCCATATCCATGGTCCAAGATGAACCGGGCATTTCGGGGGAGAATGTCTCGCCGGAGGAACTGGTGCAAAACGCCCTGGATAACCGCGCCCGCTCGATCTCATATACCTACACCGAACCCACCGTTTTTTTTGAGTTGATGCTTCAGACCGCCCGCCTGGCGCACCAGGCGGGATTGAAAAATGTCATGGTCAGCAACGGTTACCTGAGCGGCCAGGCGTTGGCCATGCTGGTCCCATACCTGGACGCGGCCAACATCGATTTGAAAGCCTTCAATGACGATTTTTACAAGCACTATTGCTCCGCCCGCCTGAAACCGGTCATGGAGACGATTGCCGCGCTGAAAGCCAGCGGGGTCTGGCTTGAAATTACCACGTTGCTGATCCCGGGATTGAACGATGATCGCGAAGAGATCAAGCGCCTGATCTTGTTTTTACTGGGAATCGACGACCGCATGCCTTGGCATGTGTCGCGGTTTTTCCCGCAGTACCGCCTGCGGAACATCCCGCCCACGGCCGAAGATTCCATATACGGTTTCCTGCGCCTGGGCGCGGAGATGGGCTTGAAATATCTTTATGGCGGCAATCTGAGCGCTGATTCTTGGAACGATACCGTTTGCCCGCAATGCCGGACAAAATTGATCCGCCGCCTGGGGTATCAGACCTCCGTGCTGGCTTTGCAAGCGGGACGATGCCGTACCTGTGGCTCGGCCATTCCCGGTATCTGGGAAAATTAG